The following proteins are encoded in a genomic region of Populus trichocarpa isolate Nisqually-1 chromosome 13, P.trichocarpa_v4.1, whole genome shotgun sequence:
- the LOC18104402 gene encoding protein NRT1/ PTR FAMILY 5.10: protein MATETPLLLPYAVDSSVDYKGFSNSGGWKCAFLIIGVEVAERSAYFGISGNLITYLTGPLGQSTVTAAENLNLWSGTAWLLPLLGAFVADSFLGRYRTIIVAASIYILGLSLLTLSAVLPSVRAHDCQSADTIQLCSPDPSLILFFFALYLVAFGQGGFRPCVQAFGADQFDGQDPEERKSRSSFFNWWNFGMNAGLIVILPFLNYIQDNLNWGFGFGIPCVIMAVSLVIFLLGTKTYRYSIRREEEHPFLRIGRVLVKAIKNWRISPAVSFKEDASCIVSRQKSEQFEFLNKALLEINGSEDSWMACTPKEVEEAKAVLRLVPIWTSCLIFATVGSQVGTFFTKQARTMNRSISERLEFPAASIQLSIPLAIVVLVPIYDRVFVPVARKLSGEHSGITMLQRIGTGLFLSVLAMVVSALVEMKRLKTAEEHGLVDMPNVTIPMSGWWLIPQLVLLGAADVFTIIGLQEFFYDQVPSELKSVGLALFLSVVGVGHFLSGFLISIIDKTTGKDGDDSWFANNLNRAHLDYFYWILAVLSVVQLVAFLYFSKSYIYKRGSIV, encoded by the exons ATGGCCACCGAAACTCCACTACTCTTGCCCTATGCCGTCGATAGCTCAGTTGACTACAAAGGCTTCTCCAATTCTGGTGGATGGAAATGCGCATTTTTAATTATAG GTGTTGAAGTTGCAGAGAGGTCTGCTTATTTTGGGATATCAGGGAACTTGATAACGTATTTGACAGGGCCTTTAGGGCAGTCAACGGTTACGGCAGCGGAGAATTTGAACTTGTGGTCGGGAACAGCGTGGTTGCTGCCTTTGTTAGGTGCCTTTGTAGCTGATTCGTTCCTTGGCAGATACAGAACCATTATTGTTGCAGCATCTATCTATATCTTG GGACTCAGCTTGTTGACTCTATCAGCCGTGCTTCCTTCTGTCCGTGCTCATGACTGCCAAAGTGCCGATACTATCCAGTTGTGCTCTCCTGATCCAAGTCTCATATTGTTCTTCTTTGCTCTCTATCTAGTAGCATTTGGACAGGGTGGGTTCAGGCCTTGTGTTCAGGCCTTCGGAGCTGACCAGTTTGATGGGCAAGACCCTGAGGAGCGCAAATCCAGAAGTTCATTCTTCAATTGGTGGAATTTTGGTATGAATGCTGGCCTAATAGTGATCCTGCCGTTCTTAAACTATATCCAAGACAACCTTAATTGGGGTTTCGGATTTGGAATCCCATGTGTTATTATGGCTGTTTCCCTTGTAATTTTCTTACTTGGAACCAAGACGTATAGGTATAGTATCAGAAGGGAGGAGGAACATCCGTTTCTGAGAATTGGTCGAGTCCTTGTTAAAGCTATTAAGAATTGGCGAATCTCTCCTGCAGTATCTTTCAAGGAAGATGCTAGCTGCATCGTGTCTCGCCAAAAGTCAGAGCAATTCGA GTTCCTTAATAAAGCTCTGCTTGAAATCAATGGCTCAGAGGATAGCTGGATGGCCTGTACCCCTAAAGAAGTTGAAGAAGCTAAGGCAGTGCTCAGGCTTGTTCCTATATGGACTAGCTGCTTGATATTTGCTACTGTGGGTTCACAGGTGGGAACTTTCTTTACTAAGCAAGCAAGAACAATGAATAGATCAATTTCAGAACGTCTTGAATTTCCTGCGGCTTCAATTCAATTATCAATTCCCTTGGCAATTGTTGTCTTAGTTCCTATCTATGATCGTGTCTTTGTCCCTGTAGCAAGGAAATTATCTGGGGAACATTCTGGCATTACAATGCTTCAGAGAATTGGAACTGGGTTATTCTTATCTGTTCTGGCCATGGTAGTTTCTGCTCTAGTTGAAATGAAGAGGCTTAAAACTGCTGAGGAACACGGACTAGTTGATATGCCAAATGTGACGATTCCAATGAGTGGTTGGTGGTTAATTCCTCAACTTGTCTTGCTTGGAGCTGCTGATGTGTTTACCATAATTGGTCTGCAAGAATTCTTCTATGATCAGGTCCCAAGTGAACTAAAGAGTGTAGGTCTTGCTCTCTTCCTCAGTGTCGTTGGCGTAGGACACTTTCTGAGCGGCTTTCTCATCTCTATAATTGACAAGACAACTGGTAAGGATGGTGATGATAGCTGGTTTGCAAATAACCTGAATCGGGCTCACCTTGATTACTTTTACTGGATACTAGCTGTCTTAAGTGTTGTTCAGCTGGTTGctttcttgtatttttcaaaatcttacaTTTATAAGAGGGGAAGCATAGTATAA
- the LOC112326053 gene encoding protein NRT1/ PTR FAMILY 5.10: MPSSDTQTPLLHEAVDGCVDYNGRPVYRSISGGWRSAFFIIGVEVAERSAYYGISSNLITYLTGALGQSTATAAENVNVWSGTTMLLPLLGAFIADSFLGRYRTIVVASCIYILGLSLLTLSAVLPSSRDSGCQTADAISLCSPDPRQVILFFFSLYIVAIGQGGHKPCVQAFGADQFDGQHPEESKAKSSFFNWWYFSMNSGMVVALLILNYIQDNLNWGLGFGIPCIIMVGALIVFLLGTKTYRYGIKTAERSAFLRIGQVFVEAVRNWRTNSSAIDCREEEALGIVPHQCSEQFKFLNKALLTPNGSKEDGKVCSIGEVEEAKAVLRLVPIWTTCLIYGIVFAQSSTFFTKQGATMDRSISPGLDVPAASLQSLISLSIVFLIPFYDRVLVPTARAITRKPSGITMLQRIGTGIFLSALSMVLSAVVEMKRLKTAREYGLVDLPNTTIPMSVCWLVPQYIVYGAADVFAMVGLQEFFYDQVPSELRSVGLSLYLSIFGVGSFLSSFLISGIEKATGGDGHGSWFADNLNRAHLDYFYWLLAGLSVVQLVAFLYFSKSYIYNREGTR, translated from the exons ATGCCCAGTTCTGACACACAAACTCCCCTCTTACACGAAGCTGTTGATGGCTGCGTTGACTACAATGGCCGCCCTGTTTACAGGTCCATCTCTGGTGGATGGCGATCGGCTTTTTTCATAATAG GTGTGGAAGTTGCAGAGAGGTCAGCGTATTATGGGATATCTTCCAACTTAATAACTTATTTGACGGGAGCGCTTGGCCAGTCAACTGCTACTGCTGCAGAGAATGTAAATGTCTGGTCAGGAACGACGATGTTACTTCCTCTGTTGGGTGCATTTATTGCTGATTCTTTCCTTGGTAGATACAGGACTATTGTTGTTGCTTCCTGTATTTACATTTTG GGACTGAGCTTGTTGACTCTGTCAGCAGTGCTTCCTTCTTCTAGAGATTCTGGCTGCCAAACTGCTGATGCTATCAGCTTGTGCTCTCCTGATCCCCGACAagtaattttattcttcttttctctctatatCGTAGCAATTGGTCAAGGAGGTCACAAGCCGTGTGTTCAGGCTTTTGGAGCTGATCAGTTTGATGGGCAACATCCCGAGGAAAGCAAAGCCAAAAGCTCATTCTTCAATTGGTGGTATTTTTCTATGAATTCAGGGATGGTGGTAGCGCTGTTAATCTTGAACTACATCCAAGACAACCTTAATTGGGGACTTGGATTTGGAATCCCATGTATTATAATGGTTGGTGCACTTATTGTCTTCTTACTTGGAACTAAGACATATAGGTATGGTATCAAAACGGCAGAGAGAAGTGCATTTCTGAGAATTGGCCAGGTATTTGTTGAAGCTGTAAGGAATTGGCGAACTAATTCTTCTGCCATAGATTGCAGGGAAGAAGAAGCTCTTGGCATCGTACCTCACCAATGTTCCGAGCAATTCAA GTTTCTCAACAAAGCCCTGCTTACCCCAAATGGCTCAAAGGAAGACGGGAAAGTTTGTAGCATTGGTGAAGTTGAAGAAGCTAAGGCAGTACTTAGGCTTGTTCCCATATGGACTACATGCTTGATATATGGTATTGTTTTTGCACAGTCCTCGACTTTCTTTACTAAGCAAGGAGCAACCATGGATAGATCGATTTCACCAGGTCTTGATGTTCCTGCGGCATCACTTCAATCCCTCATTTCCCTTTCCATTGTTTTTCTCATTCCATTCTATGACCGAGTCCTTGTTCCTACGGCAAGAGCTATAACCAGGAAACCTTCAGGCATTACAATGCTTCAGAGAATTGGAACTGGGATATTTTTATCTGCTCTGTCTATGGTTCTTTCTGCTGTTGTTGAGATGAAGAGACTGAAAACTGCTCGTGAATATGGACTAGTTGATCTGCCAAATACAACAATTCCAATGAGCGTTTGCTGGTTAGTTCCACAATATATCGTGTATGGAGCTGCAGATGTTTTCGCCATGGTTGGTCTCCAAGAATTTTTCTACGATCAGGTCCCAAGTGAATTGAGGAGTGTTGGTCTTTCACTCTACCTTAGTATCTTTGGTGTAGGAAGCTTTCTAAGCAGTTTTCTTATCTCTGGCATTGAAAAAGCAACTGGTGGGGATGGTCATGGCAGCTGGTTTGCTGATAACCTGAATCGGGCTCATCTTGATTACTTTTATTGGCTACTGGCTGGGCTAAGTGTTGTACAGTTAGTTGCTTTCCTGTACTTTTCAAAGTCTTACATATATAACAGGGAAGGCACTAGATAA
- the LOC18104404 gene encoding protein SRC2 homolog: MDSGSMELKVMYCKDVNSFNFFKKLLVYVLVSIVRDDGGGDTDKKQLELQKQQQRTPTDTEGDGNPEWNHQMHFDLTEVSFQDCDHFFIHFDLCHEGLYFGDKTIGKVRVPLKDLIQEANGIVRFLSYEVRTPDGKPNGVLKFSCKVKNMGTNSSQAGITGYPIVNNQPYPTSEVQSLSEQAHYPTLDLEGNSQETDTVSQVHYTSDWIQYSSQENYYPPPEAYYPPPPPPPEAYYPPPPPPEAYYPPPPPGPPPPMVDGAWGCNCPPQPPLFHTWPPGANRQLPTYADEEMRANDLRLGRVHHSSFWNGRSWKM, from the exons atGGATTCAGGCTCCATGGAACTCAAAGTGATGTATTGTAAAGACGTAAACtcattcaatttcttcaaaaaactCTTAGTTTATGTTCTTGTTTCAATCGTGagagatgatggtggtggtgatacTGATAAAAAACAACTGGAGCTGCAGAAACAGCAACAAAGAACACCCACTGACACAGAAGGAGATGGGAATCCCGAATGGAATCACCAGATGCATTTCGATCTGACCGAGGTTTCATTTCAAGATTGTGATCATTTCTTTATCCACTTCGATCTCTGTCATGAAGGTCTCTATTTTGGAGACAAAACTATTGGGAAAGTTCGTGTACCCTTGAAAGATTTGATCCAGGAGGCTAATGGAATTGTCAGGTTTTTGAGTTACGAGGTTCGAACTCCAGATGGAAAACCCAATGGCGTGCTAAAATTCTCCTGTAAGGTGAAGAACATGGGGACTAATTCTTCACAAGCTGGCATCACTGGGTATCCAATAGTCAATAATCAGCCATATCCAACATCGGAAGTTCAAAGTTTATCAGAACAAGCTCATTATCCAACGTTGGATTTGGAAGGTAACTCCCAGGAAACAGACACTGTGTCTCAAGTTCATTATACATCAGATTGGATACAATATTCCTCCCAAGAGAATTATTATCCGCCACCAGAAGCCTATTATCCACCGCCACCGCCGCCACCAGAAGCCTAttatccaccaccaccaccaccagaaGCCTAttatccaccaccaccaccaggaCCACCACCACCGATGGTGGATGGGGCATGGGGATGTAACTGCCCGCCTCAGCCTCCACTGTTCCATACTTGGCCTCCTGGTGCTAATAGACAATTGCCGACATATGCTGACGAAGAGATGCGGGCAAATGATTTGAGATTGGGGAGAGTTCATCATTCATCGTTTTGGAATGGCAG GTCCTGGAAGATGTAG